From one Trichocoleus desertorum ATA4-8-CV12 genomic stretch:
- a CDS encoding EAL domain-containing protein, protein MDSSALSDSFKLIIQPHNPEVKQCLHDLGFQKLPNIPQLLYLAVTDQQLIEVCLQIGQTVSEESQLLSRCFFTRSPLNSEGLLVEFLHAQPLSALTASIKYSWFFEVLINQTLFFKYQPVFNLASGQVIAHECLARATGKNGDAFSGKQLVDAALSSRCIHEFDELARKTCLEAIANLGTEQVFFINVLPNAIMQNPQALAQNFQQVFDLGLRPQQIVFELTEVEALLNCPELSELIPWIREQGFGIAVDDLCGNVAFDHYFTGFYPDLIKLDRQLVHGCSRQPLQQVLIKSLLHSAHELGISVLAEGLEDTADIEFCRGLGVDFGQGYGLGMPELTLQQQPLNWSALDLAETLPSDRSVSQVADSSSWFNLVGAASWEPKLIAPWERPEK, encoded by the coding sequence ATTGATTCCTCGGCTCTCTCCGATTCCTTTAAGCTGATCATTCAACCTCATAACCCAGAGGTGAAGCAGTGCCTGCACGATTTAGGGTTTCAGAAGCTTCCTAATATTCCTCAACTGCTTTATTTAGCAGTTACCGATCAGCAGTTGATTGAGGTTTGCTTGCAGATTGGCCAAACTGTATCTGAAGAGAGTCAACTACTTTCTCGTTGTTTCTTTACGCGATCGCCTTTGAACTCGGAAGGCTTACTCGTTGAATTTCTCCATGCTCAGCCCCTTAGTGCTTTGACGGCATCGATTAAATACAGTTGGTTTTTTGAAGTTCTCATTAATCAAACCTTATTCTTCAAATATCAACCTGTTTTTAACTTGGCTTCTGGGCAGGTGATTGCTCACGAATGTTTAGCAAGAGCGACTGGCAAAAATGGAGATGCTTTTAGTGGCAAGCAGTTGGTAGATGCTGCGCTTTCTAGTCGCTGTATTCACGAGTTTGATGAACTAGCACGCAAAACTTGTTTGGAAGCGATCGCAAATCTGGGAACTGAACAGGTTTTCTTTATTAATGTTTTGCCAAATGCAATCATGCAAAACCCACAAGCCTTAGCCCAGAACTTTCAACAAGTTTTTGATTTAGGCTTACGGCCTCAGCAAATTGTTTTTGAGCTAACCGAAGTGGAAGCTTTACTCAATTGCCCAGAACTCAGCGAACTAATTCCTTGGATTCGGGAACAAGGATTTGGAATTGCAGTAGACGATCTCTGCGGCAATGTAGCGTTTGATCACTACTTTACCGGGTTCTATCCAGATCTAATTAAACTCGATCGCCAACTGGTGCACGGTTGTAGTCGGCAGCCACTCCAGCAAGTTTTAATTAAAAGTTTGCTGCATTCCGCCCATGAGCTAGGCATTTCTGTCTTGGCAGAAGGCTTGGAGGATACTGCCGATATCGAGTTCTGCCGTGGGCTAGGAGTGGACTTTGGGCAGGGCTATGGCTTGGGGATGCCAGAACTCACCTTGCAGCAGCAGCCCCTCAATTGGTCAGCCCTCGATCTCGCAGAAACCCTACCTAGCGATCGCTCTGTATCTCAGGTGGCAGACTCTAGTTCCTGGTTTAACTTGGTTGGGGCGGCGAGTTGGGAACCAAAACTGATAGCGCCTTGGGAACGACCCGAAAAGTAG